In the genome of Vicia villosa cultivar HV-30 ecotype Madison, WI linkage group LG7, Vvil1.0, whole genome shotgun sequence, one region contains:
- the LOC131618053 gene encoding uncharacterized protein LOC131618053: protein MNKMKKHIEEIRRKKFSIGVQKQNPLTEDLHQAVKNLSAELYTRDIHFLMELIQNAEDNHYLEGVSPTLEFIITSNDITATGAPATLLIFNNEKGFSRENIESICSVGRSTKKANRNMGYIGEKGIGFKSVFLVTAQPYVFSNGYQIRFNEMPCPHCSLGYIVPEWVNEKPTLFDIKKIYGKNSLPTTTIILPLKPDKVNPVKQQLSSIHPEVLLFLSKIRHLSVRKDKEDPNMTSETSVSISSEVNFVSTKNMNAESYTIHLSAGKNRSDEKECSYYMWKQKFPIKLENMVERRMGVEEYVVTLAFPHQERLHKNQSLPGVYAFLPTEMVTNFPFIIQADFVLASSREKILLDNKWNQGILEYVPSAFIDAIKTLVTGLDEAPVCGLAYIFKFIPMDNPPLESFTNVWVKIKEKLAEEKIVPTETFSNQKHFCKPREVSRLLPEFWSILTKAQQEGVHLLDLSSHDGRKILSSSFDKTEYDQVLNFLGVKQVTFDWYAKCIQSANLVDGVSEDLYLELLHFVAKNWQSFKGSSITRIPLIKYVDSNGIPSFFSINDCTQSYAKRVVLVDSRETCPCSWLISWSSVFSSATNEYFMPENTQQAILQFTNKQQSLRNWLANNIYFRTLSLYSFAQVICNSINNNCKLAIAYAHFLYHSLSKGYMTSQQVSSLCNSMPLVDNYGQINKKRGVVLLPANVSKWAHLIVSNPWRNENYVELGKSYLNTSSYAGHCTDSEMFIGFLRTYVKASDIPNLSPPNAGFSAADTPLTSDNAFLLLDWIRNINHSVLPVRFLECIKKGSWLKVRSNGYKPPSKSFLIGSSLGTLLHSASALVDIHLIDESFYGERINEYTDELKRVGVMFSCEEACKFIGIELMSRASSFSLSKSQVLLMLNFIRYLRKSLLPLDKFVDSIKEGSWLKTSHGLRSPVGSVLNGSGWQVASQISNIPFIDQSHFGEEIYNYKEELKLLGVIVDVSGNYQVVIEHLKLPSNLASLTAEAVHLIMECIRHSNTPISLLNLLKEKNCLKTNMGFKTPGECFLYDPVWGCILEVFNDLPVIDHKFYGEKIFSFKDVLKQTGVLVDFMDAIKKFASLFERKASETSINQQNVMSFLSCCRLLEGTEYRFPSDFETIIRKSKWLHTSVDGFRCPKQCILYGPEWKLISSITCLPFIDYSDKGCGLGIHEYKEELKRIGVVTELKDGVKFVPECLNFPSDPSTISPESVMSLLEWFQLLMHDNKLSFGNDFRKRLSKSWLKTHVGYRPPNKCLLYDSKWSSFLNPIDGPFIDENFYGPNIASFQKELNAIGVITEVEKGCSLLSVHLESLSDHDTIVKIYKYLCEHNWKPEENAARKIWILDGNKDGKWVDSKECIVHDPAKLFGSKFHVLEDIYDKNILVFFNVLEVKNKPLLEDYVDLWNEWGSSVKQLSHDECCNFWMSISKLLNPIEEKKLADSLKKLPTTSGNNDILLADKEDVFIPDNLHMKKLFESEKVFVWYPKHNMTPLFKCKLSDIYRNIGARNISESLSKEESSVVNDDVKLEHVDPNNIFNLRGLVKLILGFLACCSLKMEQSKRHEAVQSLVNLSFHETKEPINVSYSLSLSSGDVITKKSNKRVRWESQSSMFIIQKMDSVRGDEMKHASNFSEAISEGVLRESHDHVPALAELITLGFFLKFKSEEIDFLMESKNLHIEHEDEMFLNSVFPSC from the exons atgaataaaatgaaaaaacacATAGAAGAAATAAGAAGGAAAAAGTTCTCCATTGGTGTCCAGAAACAAAACCCTTTGACTGAGGATCTTCACCAAGCTGTCAAGAATCTATCTGCTGAACTCTATACCAGAGATATTCATTTCCTCATGGAGCTCATTCAG AATGCTGAAGATAACCACTATCTTGAAGGAGTGAGTCCAACATTGGAGTTTATCATTACTTCAAATGACATAACAGCCACCGGAGCACCAGCCACATTGCTTATTTTCAACAATGAAAAGGGTTTCTCTCGCGAAAATATTGAGTCTATTTGCAGTGTTGGAAGATCAACTAAAAAAGCCAATAGGAACATGGGTTACATAGGCGAAAAAG GAATTGGTTTCAAGAGTGTGTTTTTGGTTACTGCACAACCTTATGTTTTTAGCAACGGATATCAGATACGCTTCAATGAGATGCCTTGTCCGCATTGCAGTCTTGGTTATATAGTTCCGGAATGGGTTAATGAAAAGCCAActctttttgacataaaaaagatATATGGTAAAAATTCTCTTCCAACTACAACAATTATCTTGCCTCTGAAGCCCGACAAAGTGAATCCGGTGAAACAGCAACTCTCAAGCATTCACCCAGAAGTTTTATTGTTCCTTTCAAAAATCAGACACCTTTCTGTTAGAAAAGATAAAGAGGACCCAAATATGACATCTGAAACTAGTGTATCTATTTCAAGCGAGGTTAACTTTGTGTCGACGAAAAACATGAATGCTGAGTCTTACACAATCCATCTATCTGCGGGGAAAAATCGCAGTGACGAGAAGGAATGCAGCTACTACATGTGGAAGCAAAAGTTTCCTATCAAGTTGGAAAATATGGTGGAAAGGAGAATGGGTGTTGAAGAGTATGTTGTGACACTGGCCTTCCCGCATCAGGAGAGGCTTCACAAGAATCAAAGTTTACCAGGGGTTTATGCGTTTCTTCCTACCGAGATGGTGACTAATTTTCCCTTCATAATTCAAGCGGATTTTGTCCTTGCCTCTTCAAGAGAGAAAATTCTCTTGGATAATAAGTGGAATCAAGGAATACTTGAATATGTTCCATCGGCATTTATAGATGCAATCAAAACACTTGTTACTGGATTAGATGAAGCTCCAGTATGTGGATTGGCTTATATATTCAAGTTCATTCCAATGGATAATCCTCCTCTTGAGAGCTTTACTAATGTGTGggtgaaaatcaaagaaaaactgGCTGAAGAAAAAATTGTTCCTACTGAGACATTCTCCAACCAAAAGCACTTCTGTAAGCCTCGTGAAGTTAGCAGGCTACTACCTGAATTTTGGAGTATTTTGACAAAGGCCCAGCAGGAAGGAGTGCACTTGCTTGACCTATCTTCTCATGATGGTAGGAAAATCTTGAGTTCTTCATTTGACAAAACCGAGTATGATCAAGTACTCAACTTTTTAGGGGTGAAACAAGTGACTTTTGATTGGTATGCAAAGTGCATCCAGAGTGCTAATCTTGTGGATGGAGTATCCGAAGATCtctatctggagcttttacattttgTTGCTAAAAACTGGCAAAGTTTTAAAGGCTCCAGCATCACCCGCATTCCATTGATTAAATATGTGGATTCTAATGGGATACCATCTTTTTTCAGTATTAACGACTGCACACAGTCCTATGCCAAGCGAGTAGTATTAGTAGATTCACGTGAGACTTGTCCTTGTTCTTGGCTGATCAGTTGGAGCAGTGTATTTTCAAGTGCAACAAATGAATATTTTATGCCCGAAAATACACAACAAGCTATCCTCCAGTTTACCAATAAGCAGCAAAGTTTGCGGAATTGGTTagcaaataatatttattttcgcACTTTGAGTTTGTACAGTTTTGCACAAGTCATCTGCAATTCCATTAATAATAACTGCAAACTTGCCATTGCATATGCTCATTTCTTATACCACTCTTTGTCCAAGGGTTATATGACAAGCCAGCAGGTTTCTAGTCTATGTAATTCGATGCCACTTGTGGACAATTAtggacaaataaataaaaaaagaggtGTGGTTCTTCTGCCTGCAAATGTGAGCAAATGGGCACATTTGATTGTTTCTAATCcatggagaaatgaaaattaTGTTGAGCTAGGAAAGTCGTACCTAAATACATCTTCTTATGCAGGCCATTGTACGGATTCAGAGATGTTTATTGGTTTCCTCAGAACCTATGTTAAAGCCTCCGACATACCTAATCTATCTCCTCCAAATGCTGGGTTTTCAGCTGCAGATACACCACTTACAAGCGACAATGCATTTTTGCTTTTGGATTGGATTCGGAACATAAACCATAGTGTCCTACCGGTGAGGTTCTTGGAATGCATTAAAAAAGGAAGCTGGCTTAAAGTTAGAAGTAATGGATACAAGCCTCCTTCAAAGTCATTCTTAATTGGTTCATCATTGGGAACACTTTTGCATAGTGCTTCAGCTCTTGTTGACATCCACCTGATTGATGAGAGCTTCTATGGGGAAAGAATAAACGAGTACACTGACGAGTTGAAAAGAGTTGGAGTGATGTTCAGTTGTGAGGAAGCATGTAAATTCATCGGAATAGAGCTAATGTCTCGTGCATCTTCTTTCTCTTTAAGCAAGagtcaagttcttttgatgcttaaCTTCATCCGATATCTCCGtaaaagtcttcttcctttggacaaatTTGTCGATAGCATCAAAGAGGGAAGTTGGTTAAAGACATCTCATGGTCTTAGGTCTCCTGTTGGATCTGTCTTGAATGGTTCCGGATGGCAAGTTGCGTCACAGATTAGTAACATACCTTTCATCGATCAATCTCATTTTGGTGAGGAAATATATAATTACAAAGAAGAGCTCAAGTTGCTAGGAGTGATAGTTGATGTAAGTGGAAATTACCAAGTTGTCATCGAGCATTTAAAATTACCCTCAAATTTGGCCTCTTTGACAGCTGAGGCTGTTCATTTGATAATGGAATGCATCAGACACTCGAATACTCCTATTAGTCTCTTAAATTTGCTTAAGGAAAAAAACTGCTTGAAGACAAACATGGGTTTCAAAACACCGGGTGAATGTTTCTTGTATGACCCGGTATGGGGCTGCATTTTGGAGGTATTCAATGATCTTCCTGTTATTGATCATAAATTTTATGGGGAGAAGATTTTCAGTTTCAAAGATGTATTGAAGCAAACAGGGGTTTTGGTTGATTTTATGGATGCCATCAAAAAATTTGCTAGTCTCTTCGAACGAAAGGCATCAGAAACTTCAATTAACCAACAAAATGTTATGTCATTTCTCTCTTGTTGCAGGCTGCTGGAGGGAACTGAATATAGATTTCCTTCTGATTTCGAAACCATCATACGTAAATCGAAGTGGTTGCATACCAGTGTTGATGGTTTTAGGTGTCCAAAACAATGCATTTTATATGGTCCGGAGTGGAAATTGATATCGTCGATAACTTGTCTCCCTTTCATTGATTACAGTGACAAAGGGTGTGGTTTGGGAATACATGAGTACAAGGAAGAGCTGAAGAGAATTGGCGTTGTTACTGAATTGAAAGATGGAGTGAAGTTTGTGCCCGAATGTCTGAATTTTCCTTCAGATCCCTCCACCATTAGTCCTGAAAGTGTGATGTCTTTGCTAGAGTGGTTCCAACTTCTAATGCATGACAACAAGCTTTCCTTTGGCAACGATTTCAGAAAAAGATTGTCCAAAAGTTGGTTGAAGACACATGTTGGTTATAGGCCTCCAAATAAGTGTTTGTTGTATGATTCCAAGTGGAGTTCTTTCTTGAATCCAATTGATGGGCCTTTTATTGATGAGAATTTTTATGGACCTAACATTGCATCTTTCCAGAAAGAACTCAATGCAATAGGTGTCATTACTGAAGTTGAGAAGGGGTGCTCCTTGCTTTCCGTTCACCTTGAGTCTCTCTCTGATCATGATACTATTGTGAAAATATACAAGTACTTATGTGAACACAACTGGAAACCCGAGGAGAATGCTGCAAGAAAGATTTGGATTCTGGATGGAAACAAAGATGGTAAGTGGGTTGATTCTAAGGAATGCATCGTACATGACCCCGCTAAACTGTTTGGTTCAAAATTTCATGTTCTAGAAGATATCTATGATAAAAATATTCTTGTTTTTTTCAACGTATTGGAAGTTAAGAATAAGCCCTTACTAGAAGACTATGTTGACCTTTGGAATGAGTGGGGGAGTTCAGTGAAGCAACTATCACATGACGAGTGCTGCAATTTCTGGATGtctatctcaaaacttttgaACCCAATAGAGGAGAAAAAACTCGCTGACAGTTTGAAGAAACTACCTACGACATCAGGAAATAATGATATACTTCTGGCCGATAAGGAAGATGTTTTTATTCCTGATAACCTTCATATGAAGAAGCTTTTTGAGAGCGAGAAAGTTTTTGTATGGTATCCTAAGCATAACATGACACCATTGTTCAAGTGCAAACTATCTGATATTTACAGAAACATTGGTGCTAGAAATATCTCTGAATCACTATCCAAAGAAGAATCATCGGTAGTGAATGATGATGTTAAATTGGAGCATGTTGATCCaaataatattttcaacttaAGGGGGTTGGTTAAGCTTATTCTTGGTTTTCTAGCATGTTGTAGCCTAAAAATGGAACAAAGTAAGAGACATGAAGCTGTTCAAAGTCTTGTAAACTTGAGTTTCcacgagacaaaggagccaatcaatgtaagctatagtttatcattatcatcaggggacgtcattacaaaaaaatcaaacaaaagggtgcgctgggaaagtcaaagttctatgtttataatccagaagatggatagtgttcgcggcGATGAAATGAAACATGCTTCAAATTTCTCTGAAGCAATATCTGAAGGCGTTTTACGCGAGAGTCATGATCATGTTCCTGCACTCGCTGAACTAATCACACTTGGTTTCTTTCTGAAATTTAAAAGCGAAGAAATTGATTTTCTAATGGaatccaagaatctacatattgaGCATGAAGATGAGATGTTCCTCAATTCTGTCTTCCCTTCTTGCTAA
- the LOC131618052 gene encoding F-box/kelch-repeat protein At3g23880-like — MHIHQLQNDTVSNSVNHRIPPPFLPEELIREILSRLSVKSLLQFKRVCKLWKTLISDSQFAKSHLQISRITTQQLVFSVIEEPYKIASFSLEPLFENSSTSVEPVTLRSMKNNQRCIIGSCNGLLCVFNSSQNTVKLWNPSIRFKSNKSPQAVSPDWHIMHYGFGYDQVNEKYKVLLVARNKYNFTQSLTKTYTFGENIWKTIPNFSFRPTKRIGKFVNGTLSWMVYKGGPNIFDQFMNIFSFDLEKETYREMLLPQIDGDNVHIHRTLYVLSDCLCVWDVNGVVWSMKEYGVVESWTKLLIIPYKKIILQNQLYYVEPLFISDNSVLLMRTKFSQFHLLNLFRNNANRTSFVEPLVISENGGVTLIPESSSELVLYNSNSGCLDPLITITSTLGLDLHIHCESLVSLQW; from the coding sequence ATGCATATTCATCAGCTTCAAAACGACACAGTTTCCAATTCCGTCAATCACCGAATTCCACCGCCATTCTTACCGGAAGAACTCATCAGAGAGATCCTCTCGCGGCTTTCAGTGAAGTCGCTTCTTCAATTTAAACGCGTTTGCAAATTATGGAAAACCCTAATCTCCGATTCCCAATTCGCAAAGAGCCATCTTCAAATCTCACGCATCACCACCCAACAATTGGTCTTTTCCGTTATAGAAGAACCGTACAAAATCGCATCTTTCTCTTTGGAGCCATTATTTGAAAACTCATCAACCTCTGTTGAACCTGTTACCCTCCGCTCCATGAAGAATAACCAGAGATGTATTATAGGTTCATGCAATGGTCTTCTATGTGTTTTTAACAGCTCTCAAAATACTGTCAAACTGTGGAACCCTTCTATCAGGTTCAAATCCAACAAATCTCCACAAGCTGTTTCGCCTGATTGGCATATCATGCATTATGGTTTTGGATATGATCAAGTTAATGAAAAGTACAAGGTGTTATTAGTTGCGCGAAATAAGTATAATTTTACTCAATCTTTGACCAAAACTTATACCTTTGGTGAAAATATTTGGAAAACTATTCCGAATTTTTCTTTTAGGCCCACTAAGAGGATAGGAAAATTTGTGAATGGCACACTTAGTTGGATGGTATATAAAGGTGGCCCTAATATTTTTGATCAATTCatgaatattttttcttttgatctAGAGAAGGAGACTTACAGAGAAATGTTACTACCTCAAATTGACGGTGATAATGTGCACATTCATCGTACACTATATGTTTTGAGTGACTGTCTTTGTGTGTGGGATGTTAACGGTGTTGTGTGGTCAATGAAAGAGTATGGTGTTGTTGAGTCATGGACTAAATTATTGATTATTCCTTACAAGAAAATCATCCTCCAGAATCAACTTTATTATGTTGAACCCTTGTTCATTTCAGATAATAGTGTTCTTCTCATGAGAACAAAGTTTTCTCAGTTTCACCTACTTAACTTGTTTCGTAATAATGCAAATCGAACTTCTTTTGTTGAACCCTTGGTCATTTCAGAAAATGGTGGTGTTACGCTAATACCAGAATCGTCTTCCGAACTTGTGTTATATAATTCAAATAGTGGCTGCTTGGATCCTTTGATAACTATAACTAGCACACTTGGGCTCGATCTACATATTCATtgtgagagtttggtatcactgCAATGGTAA